From the genome of Corallococcus macrosporus DSM 14697:
GAACTCGGCCACCCGCTCCAGGGAGTCCGTCCGCTCCAGCTCCGACGGGAAGCGCCGGAACGACTCTGGCGGCCCGTAGAGGATGACCGGCTTGCCGTAGCGCAGGGCCAGGGCCGCCTCGGCCGCCGTGCCCGCGCCCCCGGGCAGCGACACCAGGGCGTGCGGCGTGAGCACGTTGATGTGATTGCGGCTGAGCGGGTCCGTCCCCTGCTCGCCGCTCAGCGGCAGGTGCGTGTAGATGGGCAGCTCCACGTTGGGGTTGGGGTAGCCCGAGCGGGGCCGGTACTCGCCGCCCTCCACCGTGCCAGGGACGATGCCAATGGAGATGCCCTGCCGGTACTTCACCTGCACGAAGGCGTCCGCCGCCGTCCGCATCACCCCGCTGCCCGCGCCGGTGAGCAGGTCGAAGCCCGCTTCGGCGATCCACCGGACCAGGGGGACGACCCGCTCCGCGTGGTCCTCCTTGCCTGAACCAAAGACGCCGATGATCCGCCGTGGCCTGCGCATGGGCTTGACTCCTTCCCCCGGTAAGACGGGCCCCAGCGCCAGCTTGTTCCAAGCACGCGCCGGTTTCCGCTCACGACGGTTGATTGCCCCACATTCCCCCCGCCGGGCGTTCACCGATGGAAGCCTCCTCTCGGTGGAGCGTGACGGATTGGACGCTTCGCCTGTCAGACCCCCGCTCTACCTTCACCGGCATGTGACTGGAGGTCGTCCATGTTCGACAGTTGTGGAGGCTGTGAGCGCCGGGGAGACGCCGGTGAGGTGTTCGACTGGTGCGCCAACTGCGAGCTGTCCCTGTGCCCCGGCTGCATGGAGCGCGGCTGCTGCGACAGCGAGCCCGCCGAGTCTGGCCGCTCGGCGCCCCGGTGCCTGCCGGAGCCTCCCCAGGACGACGAGGCCACCGCCCTGCCCGAGCACTTCGGCGGCCGCTGCTGCACCCGCGCCCGCGCCGTGGCCTGCTCCTGCGCCTTCCACTGGGTCTGCGAGCATCACGGCGATCAGCACATCGGCACGCACGACTGACGGGTCCGCTGGCGGCGGAGGGCCCGGCACCGCACGCGGCGCCTCGGTCCGCGCCCGGAAAATATCAGGTGAAACGTCATTTTCCGGTCAGGCCCAATTGCTCAGTTCCTGAGAGGGTGTGAGGATGCGGGTGTGAGACGGCTTTTTTGTCTCATCCCAGCCTTGAGTCCCCTTCGAGGAGCCACCCGTGAGCCCCCCTTCCGCGCGTCCCCGCGAGCTGGCCGTCACCGTGGAGACGTCGCTGCCCGCCGCGCTCCCCTCGCACGCCATCGAAGTCGACGTGGGGGTGGCCCTGCCTGTCGCCTTCGGCGGGCTGAGGAAGGTCCTCCGCGCGTGTGAGGCCGCCGCGCCCCAGGTCGTCCACACCCTGTCACGCGCCCATCCCTCCGAATGGAACCGGCTGTTTCCCGGGGCCATCGACGGGGTGCCGGACCTGGGAGACCTGGCGCTGACGCCCTCCGAGCGCCGGCTCCACCGCGAGTCGGAGCAGATGTTCTGGGTGCTCAACGTGGCCGCGAAGGCGCTGGTGGAGGCGCTGCGCGCCAGTGGAAGGCCGCTGGTGCTCCACGGCGCGGGCGAATGCGACCTGGTGAGCCTGCGCGCGGTGATGCGCGCCGCCGAGTGGAGCCGGCTGGAGGGGCTGGACGGCACGCTGCTGTTCACCGGGTGGAACGTGCGCCGGCCCCATGGGGCGGAGGCCTTCGAGGCCCGGCGGCAGGCCTACCTGGATGCGCTGTGCGACCGGATGCGCGCCCCCCGGGTGCCCACACCGGGGCCGGTGTCGTCGCGCGCGGTGGAGGCGCCCGTGGACCTGGAGGGGCGGTATCTCCAGCTCGCGGTGGACGCGGCCCAGGCGCCCGAAACGCGGGTGGCCGCCGCCATCCTCGCCATCCGGAGCTGCTTCTTCACCACCAACTATGAGGGGGCGATGCTCGCCGCCGAGCAGGGGCTGGCCGTGTTGGGAGCGAGCCCGGACGCGGCGCTGCCCTCGCGCGTCGTCCAGGCCTGGGAGGCGCTGGACACGGGCTTCGCCACGCCCGCCATCGAGATTGACCGCGCCAGCCTGGGAGACGTGGAGGAGCTGAAGGCCCTGTTCGCGCGCAGCATGGGCGTGGTCCACGTCTATACGGGCGCGCACGACGCGGCCATGGCGGCGTTCGGCCGGGGACTGGAGTGCCGGATTCCGCCCGAGCTGGTGGCCCGGCTGCACATGTTCCGCGCGCTCACGCTGACGAAGCGCTTCGGGCAGCTCCCCAACGCGCGGGCGGAGGTGGCCGCGGGGCTGGCCGCGCTGGAGCGCAGCACGTCGGCGGATCGCGCGCTCCAGGAGGGCTGGCTGCGCAACGTCTGCGCGCTGACGTGGTTCCAGGAGCGCAAGCTGGACAAGGCGCTGGTGGAGGAGAAGCTCGCCATGCGCTGCGTGGGGGACCTGCACGACGCGAGCGCCACGCACCTGAAGATCAACCTCATCTCCAACGCCAGCTATCTCCAGGAGACGGCGCGGCAGTTCGGCGACGCCATCTCCACGTGGCGCCGGTTCGAGAAGATCAGCGAGAGCTGGGGGGTGAACTTCGCCAAGCACCACCGGTACCGGCTGGCCGGGCTGGAGCTGGCCGCTGGAGAGCGCGACGCCGCGGTGGCGCACTTCACCGAGGCGTTCGCCAACGCCGACGCGCTGGGTGACTCCTTCCACCGGCAGGTGATTGCCGCGGAGCTGGGGCGCCTGTTCCTGGACGAGCAGCAGCCCGCTGTCGCCGTGGACTGGTTCGCCAGGGCCGAGGAGCACGCTCGCGCCATTGGAGACCCGCTGAAGACGGCGGAGAGCCTGGCGGGGCAGGCCGTGGCGGCCGGCCGCTCGGACTGGTCGGAGGCGCGGCGCTGCGCCGAGGCGAGCACCACCTGGCCGAAGCAGACGGAGGCGCTGAAGGCGGCGCTCGCGCAGGGTGACGCGAAGGCGGTGCATGAGGCGCTGCCCCGCGCCCGGACGAAGCTCAACCGCCCGTTCGACCCGGTGAACCTGTACTGACCTGGGCGTGCACGACGGGCTGGCGCAGCAGGAGGCCTTCACCGGGGCGCTCTGCTGAGCCCCCACCCTGCTCGTGCCCTCCGGATCATCCTGGACGTTCCCTCCTCCACGTCACCGGAGCCCCGATGCCAGCCTCGCGCGTCGCTCAACGCGATTCGCGCGAACACGCTTGCGCGTGATTAACCAATTGGTTACTTCACCAACTGGTTAATCACGCCATGTCAATCGACCCGCTCAGCGCCACCTTCGCCGCACTCGCCGATCCAACGCGGCGCGCCATCCTCGCGCGGCTCTCGAAGGGTGAGACCTCCGTCACGGAGCTCGCGCGGCCTTTCGAGATGAGCCTCCCCGCCGTGACGAAGCACCTCAAGGTGCTCGAGCGCGCGGGGCTGATTACGCGGAGCCGCGAAGCGCAGTGGCGCCCCTGCCGGCTCGCGCCGAGACCGCTGAAGGACGCGAACGCCTGGCTCGAGCACTACCGCGAGTTCTGGGAGGCCAGCTTCGACCGGCTCGAGGACTACCTCGCCGACCTCCAGGGGCAGCAGCGCCCGGCGCGCGCCCGCAAGGTTCCAACCCCGAAGAAGCCCAGACGAGGAGCACCCACATGAACGCAGCGCTCGACCTCAACGAACTCGCGAAGCGGCAACTGGAACTCTCGCGGCTGATCAGCGCCCCGCGCGCGCTGGTCTTCCAGGCCTTCACCGACGCCGAGATGATCTCCCACTGGTGGGGGCCGAACGGCTTCCGCACGACGACGGTCAGCAAGGATGTGCGCCCGGGTGGCGCGTGGAAGTTCACCATGCACGGGCCCGATGGCACCGACTTCCCGAACCACATCGTCTACACGAAGGTCATCCCCGACGAGCGGCTCGAGTGGGACCACGGCTCGAAGGAGGGCGAGGTGCTGTTCAAGGCGGTCGTCACCTTCAAGGATGAGGAGGGAAAGACGCGCGTCACGATGCAGCACACGATGCCCACCGTCGAAGCGCGCGAGCAGGCGGCGAAGTACGCAATCGAAGGCGGCAAGCAGACGCTCGCGCGGCTCGAGCAGCACCTCGCGACGCGGCAGTAGCCGCGCGTCGCGACGGCGCCGTGCGCGCGAGCGCCCACGTCAGCGCGGCTTCGAGCTCAGCGGGCGTTGCATGGGGAGCGCCGGAGCCCGCGCGATACTCAGGGCCCCGCCATCGCCACGCCGCGCAGGAGCCGTGCCGGAGCGAAGGGCGCGGCTTCCGCGCTGTCCCCGCGCGCCACGAGCTCCGCGAGCAGGGCGCCGGTATGCGCGCCCGTGAGAATCCCCTGCCCGCCCAGGCCCGTGGCGACGAACGTGCGCTGCGTACCGGGGTACGCGCCGATGTACGGACGCCCATCCGGCGTGGCGGAACGCAGCCCCGCCCAGGCGCGAACGAAGCGGGCCTCGCGCAGGCGCGGCGCCAGCTTCGCGACGGTGGCGCTCAGGTGCAGCAGGCCCGCCGGCGTGACGTGCTCCGCGAAGCCCGCGTCCTCCTCCGTGGCCCCCACGACGATTTCCCCCGAGCGCCACGGCGCCAGGTACGTGGGCCCGGAGACGACGCGCGTCAGGTGCAGTCCCGGTTGGTGCACCACCAGCATCTGCCCACGCACGGGCTTCAACGGCAGCGCGGGCAGGCCCTCCACTCCCGAGGACCAGGGGCCCGCGCACACCAGCAACCGGTCCGCGCGCAGCACCTCGCTGTCCGTCTGGACCTCGACGCCGGGAGCCGTCTCCGTCACGGCCCGCGCCGCCACGCCCCGCCGGACCTGCACGCCCGCGCGCTCCGCGGCCTTCAGCAGCGCATCGACGTAGCCATCGGTGTCCACCAGGTGCCCCTGCCCCGTCTCGAAGGCGCCGTGGAGCGGCGTGCCTTCCAGCGCGGGCTCCAGCGCCACCAGGCTCGCGGCGTCCCGCCACGTGCCCAGCCCCTCCGCGTCACCCGCGGCCCTGGCCGCCAGCGCCTCCCGCGCCTTCGCGTCCGGGACGATGCGGAGGATGCCGTTGCCGCGCCGGAGCTGGCCGCCCTCGGGCAGCGCGCCCAGGTCCTCCGCCAGCGTGGCGCGGCCCGCTCGGGCGAACGCGAGCATCACCGGGTCATCGAACAGGCGCACCGAGGGGATGGCCACCCCAGCGGCGGCGCGCGAGCCCCGGCCTCCCGGGTCCGCGGCGTCCAGGACGGTGACCTTCGCGCCCAAAGCAGAGAGCCGGCGCGCGGCCGAAAGACCGACGACACCGGCTCCCAGAATCACGATGTCTGCGCCGGGCCGCATCTCAGTAGAGGCGCTTGGCGATGACGTGGAAGCCACCATCCACGTAGATGAACCCGTGCTTCTCCGCGCGCTTCACCACCGCGTCCAACTGCGTGGTGCCGAGGAGAATCTTGAACCCCAGCCGCGCGGACTCCGTGCAGATGGCCGCGACGATGAGGTCCACCGCCTCGTTGCGCTCCTCCTTCGACAGCCCCGGCGCGGCCACGAGGTTTTCAATCATGGCCAGCGAGCTGTCGGTCCGGTAGAGGAACCCCGCCGCCTTGCCGGGAATCACATACCCCGTCTGCGGCAGGCCGTCCGGCGTGACGACTTCGTCCCAGTGCTGCAGCCAGGACTTGATGTGCTCGAAGTGCAGCTCCGGGACGTAGGGGACGGGAGTCATCGTCCCAGGATATTACGACACCAGGAACTGGGACATCCGCTGCGCCGACAGCTCGGCCGCGTTGTTCATGCCGAGCTGGCTCAGGCCCGTCTTGGCCGTGTTCTTCAGCATGTCGCCGATGACGTCGGTGACCTTGCTCTTGCCCGTGGCCAGGTTCAGCGCGCCGCTCAGCAGGCTGTTGCCACCCGCGCCGTCCATCAGGAAGTTGCTGGCGAACTTGCCCAGCGTGTTCTTGAACGCGCCGCCGCCCGGGATGAGGTCCGTCGCCGCGCCCAGCAGGGACTGGATGGGGTTCTTGCCCTGCGCCAGGCCGCTGGCGAAGCCCATCGCCGCGCCGAGCAGCGGGTTGACCATGGACACGAACGGCTTGACGACGTCCAGAACCTTGCCAATCGCCTTGAATGCCTTGGACATGGTGACTGCCCCTTTCGAGCGTGACCGCGTGGCGGCCAGCGAATGTGTCAGATGTGAGGATTGTCGGAGGCTCGGGGCGATTGTTTCCCTGTTACCCGAAAAAACCGGACGCCGCGTGAAGTCGCCAGTAAAGCCAGGAACTTGAGGGAACTCCGGCGCCAGGGGGAGCCGCGCGGGGCGGCCCTCGCCCCCTCCGGCGTGGCTCACCCCTTCGGCTTCTTCTCCGAATTCCGCAGCTCGGCCGCGGAGGTGCCGGAGCGGCTCTCCGGGGCGCCCTTCTGGGCCGCGTCGGACGCGAGCGCCGTCTTGAAGCGGGCGTCGCCGTCGTCGGCGCTGAAGCCGTCCCGCTGGTGCGCGCGGCTGATGACGATGTCGCCGTCGATGATGCCCTGCAGGTGCGCCTCGACCTCGGCGATGGTGGGCACGTTCGGATCCTTCGCCTTCAGCTCCTCGTCGGGGACGATCTGGATCTGCGGCGGCTTCTCCGGGTTGAGGGCGTAGTCGATGATCTTCTCGACGTAGTCCTCCAGGGGGACCTTGAGCAGGCGGGCCTGCTCCTTCACGTCCGCGTCGGCCAGCAGCTCCGCGCGAACCTCCTCCACCGGCCGCCTCAGCTTCTTGGCCGGGGGAGCGACGACGTTGTCACCGGACATGGAATGTCTCCTTCTCAGGGCCTGCAATCCTGGCAAGGCGGGAAGCCCTGCCAGGCCGGGGAAGGAGCCATTCTGGTCGCGGATGCGGCCTGGATGTCAAAAATCCTCAGGCCGGCGCCGCGCTCCAGCGGGTGAACTGCATGCGCAGCTCAC
Proteins encoded in this window:
- a CDS encoding ArsR/SmtB family transcription factor, encoding MSIDPLSATFAALADPTRRAILARLSKGETSVTELARPFEMSLPAVTKHLKVLERAGLITRSREAQWRPCRLAPRPLKDANAWLEHYREFWEASFDRLEDYLADLQGQQRPARARKVPTPKKPRRGAPT
- a CDS encoding molybdenum cofactor carrier protein, giving the protein MRRPRRIIGVFGSGKEDHAERVVPLVRWIAEAGFDLLTGAGSGVMRTAADAFVQVKYRQGISIGIVPGTVEGGEYRPRSGYPNPNVELPIYTHLPLSGEQGTDPLSRNHINVLTPHALVSLPGGAGTAAEAALALRYGKPVILYGPPESFRRFPSELERTDSLERVAEFLRAVVGDPVRLAAP
- a CDS encoding NAD(P)/FAD-dependent oxidoreductase, with product MILGAGVVGLSAARRLSALGAKVTVLDAADPGGRGSRAAAGVAIPSVRLFDDPVMLAFARAGRATLAEDLGALPEGGQLRRGNGILRIVPDAKAREALAARAAGDAEGLGTWRDAASLVALEPALEGTPLHGAFETGQGHLVDTDGYVDALLKAAERAGVQVRRGVAARAVTETAPGVEVQTDSEVLRADRLLVCAGPWSSGVEGLPALPLKPVRGQMLVVHQPGLHLTRVVSGPTYLAPWRSGEIVVGATEEDAGFAEHVTPAGLLHLSATVAKLAPRLREARFVRAWAGLRSATPDGRPYIGAYPGTQRTFVATGLGGQGILTGAHTGALLAELVARGDSAEAAPFAPARLLRGVAMAGP
- a CDS encoding SRPBCC family protein gives rise to the protein MNAALDLNELAKRQLELSRLISAPRALVFQAFTDAEMISHWWGPNGFRTTTVSKDVRPGGAWKFTMHGPDGTDFPNHIVYTKVIPDERLEWDHGSKEGEVLFKAVVTFKDEEGKTRVTMQHTMPTVEAREQAAKYAIEGGKQTLARLEQHLATRQ
- a CDS encoding tetratricopeptide repeat protein → MSPPSARPRELAVTVETSLPAALPSHAIEVDVGVALPVAFGGLRKVLRACEAAAPQVVHTLSRAHPSEWNRLFPGAIDGVPDLGDLALTPSERRLHRESEQMFWVLNVAAKALVEALRASGRPLVLHGAGECDLVSLRAVMRAAEWSRLEGLDGTLLFTGWNVRRPHGAEAFEARRQAYLDALCDRMRAPRVPTPGPVSSRAVEAPVDLEGRYLQLAVDAAQAPETRVAAAILAIRSCFFTTNYEGAMLAAEQGLAVLGASPDAALPSRVVQAWEALDTGFATPAIEIDRASLGDVEELKALFARSMGVVHVYTGAHDAAMAAFGRGLECRIPPELVARLHMFRALTLTKRFGQLPNARAEVAAGLAALERSTSADRALQEGWLRNVCALTWFQERKLDKALVEEKLAMRCVGDLHDASATHLKINLISNASYLQETARQFGDAISTWRRFEKISESWGVNFAKHHRYRLAGLELAAGERDAAVAHFTEAFANADALGDSFHRQVIAAELGRLFLDEQQPAVAVDWFARAEEHARAIGDPLKTAESLAGQAVAAGRSDWSEARRCAEASTTWPKQTEALKAALAQGDAKAVHEALPRARTKLNRPFDPVNLY